In the Candidatus Melainabacteria bacterium genome, one interval contains:
- a CDS encoding glycosyltransferase family 4 protein: MRKHTLRIAQVAANTEPVPPQGYGGTELVVSLLTEELVKRGHEVTLFAAGTSITKAKLVTVVDQPLRAGDRYNMLQWPAFDMQTLIELENRQDQFDIVHSHMSWTALPFLDRLKCARLTTMHNQVKGYCEDIYLRYKHLPYVAISDSFRSLNKPDQLNYVGTVYNGIKVEDFHSKYKNDQRDSLLFIGRLCKDKGTAEALDIAKQLNLPITVAGKVDKNDESYFEQEVKPRLANGDANFIGEVNHEQKVELYGKAMAVVYPINFNEPFGLVMAEALAAGTPVMAFDRGSVREILDDPKTAIIGSSVEQLVRRFPELKNINRNDCVERVQKLFSVEKMVDAYEAIYEQLLNKRNCELSATAS, from the coding sequence GTGAGGAAGCACACATTGAGAATTGCTCAAGTCGCAGCTAATACGGAACCGGTACCGCCACAAGGCTACGGCGGTACTGAATTGGTCGTCAGCCTTTTAACTGAAGAATTGGTAAAGCGTGGGCATGAGGTAACGCTATTCGCGGCAGGAACTTCCATCACGAAAGCGAAATTGGTGACCGTCGTCGACCAGCCGTTGCGGGCGGGCGATAGATACAACATGTTGCAGTGGCCGGCGTTCGACATGCAGACTCTGATCGAACTCGAAAACAGGCAAGATCAGTTTGATATCGTTCACTCACATATGAGCTGGACAGCGCTTCCTTTTCTCGACAGACTGAAATGTGCGAGGCTTACGACGATGCACAATCAGGTAAAAGGCTACTGCGAAGATATTTATCTTCGCTACAAACATCTTCCTTATGTGGCGATTAGTGACTCGTTCCGGTCGCTAAACAAACCGGATCAGCTTAATTATGTTGGCACCGTATATAATGGCATCAAAGTAGAAGACTTTCACAGCAAATATAAAAACGACCAGCGCGATAGCTTGCTCTTCATAGGACGACTCTGCAAAGACAAAGGCACAGCAGAGGCGCTAGACATAGCGAAGCAGCTCAACTTGCCAATCACGGTCGCGGGAAAAGTCGACAAAAATGACGAGTCTTACTTCGAACAGGAAGTAAAACCGCGTTTGGCGAACGGTGACGCAAACTTTATTGGTGAAGTGAATCACGAGCAAAAAGTCGAGCTTTATGGCAAAGCCATGGCTGTCGTTTATCCAATCAATTTCAATGAGCCTTTTGGTCTGGTAATGGCGGAAGCGTTAGCCGCCGGCACTCCTGTAATGGCTTTCGACCGCGGCTCTGTCAGGGAGATCCTGGACGATCCGAAAACAGCCATCATCGGCTCTTCGGTGGAACAACTGGTGCGCAGGTTTCCTGAGTTGAAGAATATAAATAGGAACGACTGCGTCGAACGCGTGCAAAAACTTTTCAGTGTCGAAAAAATGGTTGATGCCTATGAAGCAATATATGAACAGCTTCTCAATAAGCGGAATTGCGAACTGAGCGCGACCGCGTCATAA
- a CDS encoding MFS transporter → MEHQTLSSLEPEKAAKNAPRKEILAWASYDIANATYATVVATAVYNAYFANVIAGPASHLEKGVGTLLLTLVICIASLLIVVTAPILGTISDATASKKLILFVSTFICIIATALLSLCGAGAVLPAMLLLIVANTSFGTGEDLIAAFLPELATRDDMGRISSLGWAAGYVGGLLSLGLCLAYVSWAMHQNMASTEYVPIVMLFCAIFFGVASLPTFIYLKERAVPDPDAMGKNPVTTGFQRLKVTITHARHYRDLFRFLITLFLYSCGTTTIVHLASVYAQEVVKFTTQDSIIMILVVNLTAAIGATIFGYVQDRIGSVKTLMITLSIWMVAITVAAAARDKPQLWIAANLVGIAMGSTGSVGRALVGQFAPRGRSGEFLGLWGVAVKLATAVGALSFGAMLWLTHNNYRVAILFTLLFFIGGMLMLSRVNEERGILAASTDIQDPLD, encoded by the coding sequence ATGGAACACCAAACACTTAGCAGCCTCGAACCCGAGAAGGCGGCTAAAAACGCTCCTCGCAAAGAAATTTTGGCGTGGGCATCCTATGACATTGCCAATGCCACATATGCGACCGTCGTTGCCACAGCTGTTTACAACGCCTATTTCGCCAATGTCATAGCGGGTCCTGCATCGCACCTGGAGAAGGGTGTCGGCACGCTACTGCTGACTTTAGTCATTTGCATCGCCAGTCTGTTAATCGTCGTAACCGCTCCCATTCTTGGCACCATATCTGATGCAACTGCTTCGAAGAAATTGATTCTGTTCGTTTCCACGTTCATTTGCATTATTGCCACTGCTCTTCTATCTCTTTGCGGTGCTGGTGCTGTGCTGCCCGCGATGTTATTGCTCATCGTTGCAAACACATCGTTTGGAACGGGGGAGGATCTTATCGCCGCGTTCCTTCCGGAACTCGCGACCAGAGATGACATGGGCAGAATTTCTTCACTTGGCTGGGCTGCCGGTTATGTGGGTGGATTGCTTTCGCTGGGACTGTGCCTGGCTTACGTTTCCTGGGCAATGCATCAAAACATGGCGTCAACAGAATATGTGCCTATCGTTATGTTGTTCTGTGCGATCTTCTTCGGCGTCGCTTCATTGCCAACATTCATTTATCTAAAGGAGCGGGCTGTTCCAGACCCTGATGCAATGGGTAAGAATCCTGTCACAACCGGATTTCAGCGGTTGAAAGTGACTATTACTCATGCGCGTCACTACAGAGATCTTTTCCGGTTTTTGATAACTCTATTCCTTTATAGCTGCGGCACCACGACAATTGTTCATCTGGCTTCTGTCTATGCTCAAGAGGTCGTAAAATTCACGACCCAGGACTCCATCATCATGATTTTGGTCGTGAATTTGACGGCGGCTATAGGCGCTACAATTTTTGGTTACGTGCAGGATCGCATTGGATCAGTTAAAACACTGATGATTACGCTGTCTATCTGGATGGTTGCGATCACTGTTGCGGCAGCGGCCAGAGATAAGCCGCAACTGTGGATCGCAGCCAATCTCGTCGGAATTGCTATGGGTTCGACTGGTTCGGTCGGACGCGCACTGGTGGGGCAGTTTGCGCCGAGGGGACGATCGGGCGAGTTCCTCGGATTGTGGGGCGTTGCTGTAAAGTTGGCCACCGCAGTTGGTGCACTTAGTTTTGGCGCAATGCTCTGGTTGACTCACAATAATTATCGAGTGGCAATTCTGTTTACGCTTTTGTTTTTTATCGGCGGAATGCTCATGCTATCCAGAGTTAACGAAGAACGTGGAATATTGGCTGCCTCCACAGATATTCAGGATCCGTTGGATTAG